From a region of the Oryza sativa Japonica Group chromosome 6, ASM3414082v1 genome:
- the LOC4340627 gene encoding anthranilate O-methyltransferase 1, with product MNVNVEHDFHMVGGEGEISYAKNSRVQAKAMIEAKFVLDKAIRELYATLLANIMVVADLGCSSGQNTLHFVSEVINIFTKHQNNLGQSDTVDLQFFLNDLPGNDFNHLFRILNTFTFKGASNHKGDILPAYHIYGAPGSYYTRLFPPQAVHLFHSSLSLHWRSQVPEQLNGKQKSYLNEENIYITKTTPLHVVKLFQEQFIKDVSLFLKLRHEELVDGGRMVLTIYGRKSEDPYSGDVNDIFGLLGKSLQSLVAEGLVEKEKLDSFNLPVYGPSVGELEEIVNRVNLFDMDHMHLFECNWDPYDDSQGDIVHDSALSGINVANCVRAVTEPLIASHFGEGILSALFTDYAHRVASHLEKEKTKFAWIVISLKKRC from the exons ATGAATGTTAACGTAGAACATGACTTTCACATGGttggaggggaaggagaaattAGCTACGCCAAGAATTCCAGGGTTCAA GCGAAAGCTATGATTGAGGCTAAGTTTGTCCTTGATAAGGCAATCCGAGAACTGTACGCAACCCTTCTAGCTAATATCATGGTTGTTGCCGACCTTGGTTGCTCTTCAGGACAGAATACATTACATTTTGTCTCTGAGGTGATAAACATCTTTACGAAGCACCAAAACAATTTGGGACAAAGTGATACGGTGGATCTTCAGTTCTTCTTAAATGACCTACCGGGTAATGACTTCAACCACCTCTTTCGGATATTGAACACATTCACATTCAAGGGGGCATCAAATCACAAAGGAGATATACTACCTGCATACCATATCTATGGGGCACCAGGATCTTATTACACCAGGCTTTTTCCTCCTCAAGCTGTTCACCTATTTCACTCCTCGTTGTCCCTTCATTGGCGCTCACAG GTGCCGGAGCAACTTAATGGGAAGCAAAAATCATATCTAAATGAAGAAAACATCTACATCACCAAGACTACCCCACTACACGTGGTGAAGCTATTCCAAGAGCAGTTCATCAAGGACGTCTCTCTCTTCCTCAAGTTACGCCACGAGGAACTAGTGGATGGGGGGCGGATGGTACTAACAATTTATGGAAGAAAGAGTGAGGACCCATATAGTGGAGATGTAAATGATATTTTTGGTTTGCTTGGAAAATCACTACAATCTCTTGTTGCTGAG GGTCTCGTGGAGAAGGAAAAGCTTGACTCCTTCAATCTACCTGTATATGGTCCGTCGGTTGGTGAGTTGGAGGAAATTGTGAATCGCGTCAATTTGTTTGACATGGACCATATGCATCTGTTTGAGTGCAACTGGGATCCCTATGATGACTCACAAGGTGACATTGTGCACGACAGTGCCTTGAGTGGAATCAATGTCGCAAACTGTGTTAGAGCCGTAACCGAGCCCCTAATTGCAAGCCATTTTGGAGAGGGCATATTAAGTGCACTGTTCACAGACTATGCTCACCGTGTTGCCAGCCACCTTGAGAAGGAGAAGACAAAGTTTGCTTGGATCGTCATATCCTTAAAGAAAAGATGCTAG